The nucleotide window GCGAGTTCCCGTCGTTCGCTGTCACGGGTCCCCCAGTTGAGCAGTCGCTTGGGGTACAACGGCCCGTCGAGCACCAGGAGCTCCTCGATCGCGTCGGCGTGTGCCAGCGCGTGTCTGGACTCCGCCAGCGACAGGGCGAGCTCGTGGACGGTCTCGTCGGCGTACCGACGCGACCGGGGCACCTGGAGCACCCGCCGCTCGCCGTGACCGTCGTCGTAGCGGTGCCAGCCGTCGCCGACGGCCGGCGCGAACGTCGCGTCCGTCGTGTGGACCGTGACGAGCACCGTCCGGTCGCGGTGGATGTCCAGGTCGGAGGGGTCGGCCGCCATCGCCGCCTGCGCCACGTCGAGGACGAGCCCGTTCTTGAACGCGGTGGGGTTCATCGTTCCCGAGTCGACGCCGTGGGTCGTCTCGAACGGCCGGTCGTCCAACACGGCGTCTTCCGTCGCAACGGCGTACAGCGCCTGCTCGCCCATCGGCTCCAACACGACACGTCCCTCCGCCCGCAACGGGTCCAGGAACTCGTCCCAGACCCGTCGGGTCACGTCCTCGTTGTCCTCGTCGTCGACGCCGGCCGCGATGGCCGACGCCAGCCGCGCGACCGTGTCGACGTGGATCCGGTCGAGTGTCACACGGGTCTCTCGGCGGCCGGCGGGATTGAGGATTGTGGTGGCGGGGGTGGCGTGTGCGACCAACAGTCGTGGTGGCGCGGGCACGGCCACCCGG belongs to Halobaculum sp. MBLA0143 and includes:
- a CDS encoding DNA double-strand break repair nuclease NurA, producing MTLDRIHVDTVARLASAIAAGVDDEDNEDVTRRVWDEFLDPLRAEGRVVLEPMGEQALYAVATEDAVLDDRPFETTHGVDSGTMNPTAFKNGLVLDVAQAAMAADPSDLDIHRDRTVLVTVHTTDATFAPAVGDGWHRYDDGHGERRVLQVPRSRRYADETVHELALSLAESRHALAHADAIEELLVLDGPLYPKRLLNWGTRDSERRELAHREEVREAVRNYVRLTETLIERDVPLVGFVKNPTSGYVTRTLSRAGVETPWPDDTALFGRLLERREDGRRLTDHLTLTNWFRSTGGPDEPMSAGGDALGVERELDPELYEVTFQLLYDPRTDVLFKIEAPYAVTRDETTRDRITRQLLAEVADREGPPAAVGKADDLAGIGRAEKESLRRKFEEQFDAEFERTYDDVRWADA